In Flavobacterium endoglycinae, one DNA window encodes the following:
- a CDS encoding ABC transporter ATPase, which translates to MYIPFENLPGESRVWIYQSNRKFSEEEFSEIETDLKAFVEQWAAHGTSLEASFLLKYNRFIILAVNQEVQAATGCSIDSSVEFIQGLEKKYNVDLLDKMNVTFKLGEHIAHKPLIDFKKMVKDKAVTGNTIVFNNLVTNIEEFNDAWEVPAADSWHSRFF; encoded by the coding sequence ATGTATATACCTTTTGAAAATTTACCGGGTGAATCAAGAGTTTGGATTTACCAGTCGAACAGAAAATTTTCTGAGGAAGAGTTTTCTGAAATTGAAACTGATTTAAAAGCTTTTGTAGAACAATGGGCGGCACACGGCACCAGTCTTGAAGCTTCCTTTTTATTGAAATACAACCGATTCATTATATTAGCTGTAAATCAAGAGGTACAAGCAGCGACAGGCTGTTCAATCGATAGTTCTGTAGAATTTATTCAAGGATTAGAGAAAAAGTACAATGTTGATTTATTGGATAAAATGAATGTTACTTTTAAATTAGGAGAACATATTGCTCATAAACCATTAATTGACTTCAAGAAAATGGTAAAAGACAAGGCAGTAACTGGAAATACAATTGTATTTAATAACTTGGTTACTAATATTGAAGAATTTAACGATGCTTGGGAAGTTCCTGCTGCCGACAGCTGGCACAGCAGATTTTTCTAA
- the bshA gene encoding N-acetyl-alpha-D-glucosaminyl L-malate synthase BshA, translated as MKIAIVCYPTFGGSGVVATELGLELARRGHEIHFITYSQPVRLALLNPNVHYHEVNVPEYPLFHYQPYELALSSKLVDMVKLYKIELLHVHYAIPHAYAGYMAKQMLKNEGINLPMITTLHGTDITLVGNHPFYKPAVTFSINKSDYVTSVSQSLKDDTLKLFKIKNKIKVIPNFIELDKVKKDPSAPCHRYVMANENERIITHISNFRKVKRIPDIIKIFYSVQKEIPAKLMMVGDGPEKEKAEILCQELGILDKVIFFGNSHEIDKILCMTDLFLLPSETESFGLAALEAMACGVPVISSNSGGLPEVNFDGVSGYLSNVGDVESMAANAIKILKDEDTLNEFKANALEVAKKFDIKNILPKYEALYQKAIDDYKD; from the coding sequence ATGAAAATAGCAATTGTTTGTTATCCTACTTTTGGAGGTAGTGGTGTAGTAGCCACAGAGTTAGGTCTCGAATTAGCCAGAAGAGGACACGAAATACACTTTATAACTTACAGCCAGCCGGTTAGATTGGCGCTTTTAAATCCAAATGTTCATTATCACGAAGTAAACGTTCCGGAATATCCTTTGTTTCATTATCAACCGTATGAATTGGCATTGTCAAGTAAACTGGTTGATATGGTTAAATTGTATAAAATTGAGCTTCTGCACGTACATTATGCCATTCCTCATGCGTATGCAGGGTATATGGCAAAACAGATGCTGAAAAATGAAGGGATTAATCTTCCGATGATTACAACTCTTCACGGAACAGATATTACATTGGTTGGAAATCATCCGTTTTATAAACCTGCGGTAACTTTCAGTATCAATAAATCAGATTATGTGACTTCGGTTTCTCAGAGTTTGAAAGATGATACTTTGAAATTATTCAAAATCAAGAATAAAATCAAAGTGATTCCTAATTTTATAGAATTGGATAAAGTAAAAAAAGATCCTAGCGCGCCTTGCCACCGTTATGTAATGGCAAATGAGAACGAGCGTATTATTACCCATATCAGTAATTTTAGAAAAGTAAAACGCATTCCAGATATTATTAAGATCTTTTATAGTGTTCAAAAAGAAATTCCTGCTAAGCTGATGATGGTAGGAGATGGACCTGAAAAAGAAAAAGCAGAAATTTTGTGTCAAGAATTAGGCATCTTAGATAAAGTTATTTTCTTTGGGAATAGCCATGAGATCGATAAAATTTTATGTATGACCGATTTGTTCCTGCTTCCTTCTGAAACTGAAAGTTTTGGTCTGGCAGCTTTGGAAGCTATGGCTTGCGGAGTTCCTGTTATTTCTAGTAATTCTGGCGGTCTGCCTGAAGTTAATTTTGACGGCGTTTCGGGGTATTTAAGCAACGTTGGCGATGTAGAGTCAATGGCTGCAAATGCAATTAAAATCTTGAAAGACGAAGATACTTTGAATGAATTTAAAGCGAATGCATTAGAAGTGGCAAAAAAGTTTGATATTAAAAATATACTTCCTAAATATGAAGCTTTGTATCAAAAAGCAATTGACGATTATAAAGATTAA
- a CDS encoding protease complex subunit PrcB family protein produces MKKIISVLIVFVLISCGAKKTTGSTALYEVLTEQSNGGGNIKFFEILTEPNEIKMLQNDPLLAHKMKDADIANSNYVILNMGEKNTGGYSIGVEKVEETDKNIIITVKENNPSSDAMVIQVISYPYTVVKVHSKKEIIIKE; encoded by the coding sequence ATGAAAAAAATAATTTCAGTTTTGATAGTTTTTGTTTTGATTTCCTGTGGCGCTAAAAAGACAACTGGTTCTACGGCATTGTACGAAGTTTTAACCGAGCAGTCTAATGGAGGCGGTAATATTAAGTTCTTTGAAATTCTAACAGAACCAAACGAAATTAAAATGCTGCAGAATGATCCGCTTTTGGCTCATAAAATGAAAGACGCTGACATTGCAAATTCCAATTATGTAATCCTTAATATGGGTGAGAAAAACACAGGAGGATATTCTATTGGAGTAGAGAAAGTGGAAGAAACTGATAAAAATATCATTATTACGGTTAAAGAAAACAATCCATCGTCTGATGCAATGGTAATCCAGGTAATCTCATATCCGTATACAGTGGTTAAAGTACATTCTAAAAAAGAAATTATTATTAAAGAATAA
- the aroC gene encoding chorismate synthase gives MAGNSYGTLYKVTTFGESHGEALGGIIDGCPPGIQLDFEAIEVDMARRKPGQSAIVTQRKEPDSVQFLSGIFEGKTTGTPIGFIIPNTNQKSDDYSHIKDNYRPSHADYVYDQKYGFRDYRGGGRSSARETASRVVAGAIAKQMLPEIKINAYVSSVGPIHLETPYQELDFSKIESNPVRCPDEKQAAIMEEYIRDIRKQGDTVGGVVTCVIQNVPVGLGEPVFDKLHAELGKAMLSINAVKGFEYGSGFSGSEMKGSEHNDLYNPDGSTKTNLSGGIQGGISNGMDIYFRVAFKPVATIMQTQDSLDNQGNITPMTGKGRHDPCVVPRAVPIVEAMAAIVLADFYLINKTY, from the coding sequence ATGGCAGGAAACAGCTACGGCACCCTATATAAAGTAACAACTTTTGGAGAATCTCATGGTGAAGCATTAGGCGGTATTATTGACGGATGCCCTCCAGGAATACAACTTGATTTTGAAGCAATTGAAGTTGATATGGCAAGAAGAAAACCAGGTCAGTCAGCAATTGTAACGCAAAGAAAAGAACCAGACAGTGTTCAATTTTTATCTGGGATTTTCGAAGGCAAAACTACTGGAACTCCAATTGGGTTTATTATTCCAAATACCAATCAAAAATCAGACGATTATTCTCATATAAAAGATAACTACAGACCAAGTCATGCTGATTATGTATACGATCAGAAATATGGTTTTCGTGATTACCGCGGCGGTGGAAGAAGTTCTGCACGTGAAACAGCGAGTAGAGTAGTAGCAGGTGCTATTGCGAAACAAATGCTTCCTGAAATTAAAATTAATGCTTACGTATCTTCTGTTGGTCCAATTCATTTAGAAACACCTTATCAGGAATTGGATTTTTCAAAAATTGAAAGCAATCCAGTTCGTTGTCCAGATGAAAAACAGGCGGCGATTATGGAAGAATATATTCGTGATATCCGTAAACAAGGTGATACTGTTGGAGGTGTCGTTACTTGTGTGATTCAAAATGTTCCTGTTGGTTTAGGAGAACCGGTTTTTGATAAACTTCATGCTGAATTAGGCAAAGCAATGCTTTCTATAAATGCTGTTAAAGGTTTTGAATACGGAAGCGGTTTCTCTGGTTCTGAAATGAAAGGAAGCGAACACAACGATTTATACAATCCTGACGGAAGTACAAAAACAAATCTTTCAGGTGGAATCCAAGGCGGAATCAGCAACGGAATGGATATTTATTTCAGAGTAGCCTTTAAACCAGTTGCTACTATTATGCAGACTCAGGATTCATTAGATAATCAAGGAAATATTACACCAATGACCGGAAAAGGACGTCATGATCCTTGCGTGGTTCCTCGTGCAGTGCCAATTGTGGAAGCAATGGCTGCCATTGTTTTGGCTGATTTTTATCTAATCAACAAAACATATTAA
- a CDS encoding dicarboxylate/amino acid:cation symporter, which yields MQVTETKKKSFLSGLTGQILIAMVLGATLGIILHNYISPEAAQSFSTKIKMLATVFIRLVQMIISPLVFTTLVVGIAKLGDIKTVGRIGGKALGWFFTASFISLLIGLFYVNILEPGVGLKLGHVDMGAATEVTAKTQNLSFENFVEHIVPKSIIEAMATNEILQIVIFSIFFGLAAASLGSTVKPVIGALDKISHIVLKMVNYVMNFAPIGVFGAIAGVFAIRDAEELIITYFKFFGSFLLGIGTLWVVLIAVGYIFLKGRMTNLLKRIIGPLAIAFGTTSSEAVFPKLTEELESFGVKDRIVSFMLPLGYSFNLDGSMMYMTFASIFIAQFYNVHLDLGTQMAMLLVLMLTSKGIAGVPRASLVVVAATCGMFDIPVEGIALILPIDHFCDMFRSATNVLGNALATSVVGQWENNKEENLNSVE from the coding sequence ATGCAAGTTACAGAAACTAAAAAAAAATCATTTCTTTCAGGATTAACAGGGCAGATTTTAATTGCAATGGTTCTTGGTGCAACGCTCGGAATTATACTGCATAATTATATTTCACCTGAAGCAGCGCAGTCATTTAGTACCAAAATTAAAATGCTTGCTACAGTTTTTATCCGATTGGTGCAGATGATTATTTCTCCATTGGTTTTTACTACACTGGTAGTAGGAATTGCAAAACTTGGAGATATAAAAACAGTAGGAAGAATTGGAGGTAAAGCACTTGGATGGTTTTTTACAGCTTCTTTTATATCCTTATTAATTGGATTATTTTACGTAAATATTTTAGAACCTGGAGTAGGTTTGAAATTAGGACACGTTGATATGGGAGCTGCTACAGAGGTAACAGCAAAAACGCAAAATTTATCATTTGAAAACTTCGTAGAACATATTGTTCCTAAAAGTATCATCGAAGCAATGGCAACTAACGAAATTCTTCAGATTGTAATTTTCTCAATCTTTTTCGGATTAGCGGCGGCTTCGTTAGGATCTACTGTAAAACCGGTTATCGGAGCTTTAGACAAAATATCACATATTGTATTAAAAATGGTAAACTATGTAATGAACTTCGCTCCAATTGGAGTTTTTGGAGCCATTGCAGGGGTATTTGCAATTAGGGATGCAGAAGAATTAATTATTACTTATTTCAAGTTTTTCGGTTCTTTTTTATTAGGAATTGGGACACTTTGGGTAGTTTTAATTGCGGTTGGTTACATTTTCTTAAAAGGAAGAATGACTAATTTGTTAAAAAGAATTATTGGACCATTGGCAATTGCTTTTGGAACTACTAGTTCTGAAGCTGTTTTTCCTAAATTAACAGAAGAGTTGGAAAGTTTTGGTGTGAAGGATAGAATTGTATCTTTTATGCTGCCGCTTGGTTATTCTTTTAACCTTGACGGAAGTATGATGTACATGACTTTTGCTAGTATTTTTATTGCACAATTCTACAATGTGCATCTGGATTTAGGAACACAAATGGCGATGCTTTTGGTATTAATGTTAACCAGCAAGGGAATTGCAGGTGTGCCACGAGCTAGTTTGGTTGTGGTTGCTGCAACCTGCGGAATGTTTGATATTCCAGTTGAAGGAATTGCATTAATTCTGCCAATTGACCATTTCTGCGATATGTTTAGAAGTGCTACAAATGTTTTAGGGAATGCTTTAGCAACTTCGGTAGTGGGACAATGGGAGAATAATAAAGAAGAAAATTTAAATTCGGTTGAATAA
- a CDS encoding response regulator, protein MHHYRVSFFLFLFLFMVCPDLSAQNSAVSIAKVKELTKESCDYLDQTNYEKSLKKSGIALKYAFDLKNDTLISRNYNIIGINFHDLGEIEKAIFFYRKALFYAERSNIVSLKMMITSNLGNLHFFEKKMYKEGIAYYKESLKFGQQEKYLKEVAITNLNIVWSYFKVENYKAGLPYLNYINAHQNDLKGKSDDIALNFLNGMYWSSVNDTAKANMYFSKAVSASKSTEDKQDLSFAHLEYSKFLNKIGKYKQAYDNLLMYNTITGELYNETKLKKASIAGLNLELDEYKRQIEKIENEKTSQSQSLKKSRIIVILFILISFIFLFLIITLIKNIRFKKKHNLELLEAKEIAEEASLLKTQFISTISHELRTPLYGVVGITNMLLEEHKELSESEHLSALKFSARYLLSLVNDILQINKIEENKVVLESLAFNMCDEITMIKNSLSFLAQKNNNNFNIEIDEEIPEYLIGDKLRLAQILINLVSNALKFTKDGQVDIIIKIDKIEGSFYHLDFLIKDNGVGIAAVDQNKIFEKFVQVGRKDEDYQGTGLGLSIVKRLLGLFGSSIKLESDLGKGTAFSFKIPFEYNTLKTQKIIEDIEVDLTSNEIYKILIVEDNLINQLVTKKIIEKNNYVCKVVDDGFAALKILEKEHFDLILMDINMPLMNGFETTKRIRLEGVKTPIVALTAFDKDEITDEAVSAGMNDIIVKPFEPVKLFKILNYLITEAKKAG, encoded by the coding sequence ATGCATCATTATAGGGTTAGTTTTTTTCTATTTCTATTTCTTTTTATGGTTTGTCCTGACTTGTCTGCTCAGAACAGTGCTGTATCAATAGCAAAAGTTAAAGAATTAACAAAAGAATCTTGTGATTATTTAGATCAAACCAACTATGAAAAATCCCTGAAAAAATCTGGAATTGCTCTCAAGTATGCTTTCGACCTGAAAAATGACACCTTGATTTCGAGGAATTATAACATCATCGGAATTAATTTTCATGATTTAGGCGAAATAGAAAAAGCTATTTTCTTCTATAGAAAAGCACTCTTCTACGCAGAGAGATCTAATATTGTCAGTCTCAAAATGATGATTACCAGTAATCTTGGAAATCTGCATTTTTTTGAAAAGAAAATGTACAAAGAAGGGATCGCATATTACAAAGAATCCTTAAAATTTGGGCAGCAGGAAAAATATCTCAAAGAAGTTGCCATAACAAATCTTAATATAGTTTGGTCTTATTTTAAAGTTGAAAACTACAAAGCAGGTCTCCCTTATCTAAACTATATTAACGCTCATCAAAATGATTTAAAGGGAAAATCAGATGATATTGCTTTGAATTTTTTAAACGGAATGTATTGGTCAAGCGTAAATGATACTGCGAAGGCCAACATGTATTTCTCTAAAGCTGTTTCTGCCAGCAAATCGACAGAAGATAAGCAGGATTTGTCTTTTGCACATTTGGAGTATTCTAAATTTCTAAACAAAATTGGAAAATACAAACAAGCTTACGATAACCTTTTGATGTATAATACCATAACCGGCGAACTGTATAACGAAACGAAACTTAAAAAAGCTTCAATTGCAGGTTTAAATTTAGAACTTGATGAATATAAAAGACAGATTGAGAAAATCGAAAACGAAAAAACCTCACAATCACAAAGTCTTAAAAAATCACGAATTATAGTAATTTTGTTTATTCTGATTTCATTTATATTTCTTTTTTTAATTATTACGTTAATTAAAAATATCAGGTTTAAGAAAAAACACAATTTAGAGCTTCTGGAAGCAAAAGAAATTGCGGAAGAAGCTTCTCTGTTAAAAACACAATTTATTTCGACTATAAGCCATGAATTACGCACACCGCTTTATGGTGTGGTTGGAATCACTAATATGCTTTTAGAAGAACATAAAGAACTTTCAGAAAGTGAACATTTAAGTGCCCTGAAGTTTTCTGCAAGGTATTTACTTTCACTGGTCAACGATATTTTACAAATTAATAAAATAGAAGAAAACAAAGTTGTACTCGAAAGCCTTGCTTTTAACATGTGTGATGAAATCACAATGATTAAGAATTCACTGTCGTTTTTAGCTCAGAAAAATAATAATAATTTCAATATTGAAATTGATGAAGAAATTCCAGAATACTTAATTGGAGATAAGCTAAGACTTGCGCAGATTTTAATTAATTTAGTGAGTAATGCACTAAAATTTACAAAAGACGGTCAAGTCGATATCATTATTAAGATTGACAAAATTGAAGGAAGTTTTTATCATCTGGATTTTTTAATTAAAGACAATGGAGTTGGAATCGCGGCTGTCGACCAGAATAAAATATTTGAAAAATTTGTTCAAGTAGGGCGGAAAGATGAAGATTATCAAGGAACAGGATTGGGGCTTAGCATCGTAAAACGTTTGTTGGGGCTTTTTGGCAGTTCAATTAAATTAGAAAGCGATTTGGGTAAAGGAACTGCATTTTCGTTTAAAATTCCTTTCGAATACAATACGCTTAAAACACAAAAAATAATAGAAGATATAGAAGTTGATTTGACCTCAAATGAAATTTATAAAATACTGATTGTCGAGGATAATCTAATTAACCAGCTGGTGACTAAAAAAATCATCGAAAAAAACAACTATGTATGTAAGGTTGTAGATGATGGGTTTGCCGCGCTTAAAATATTAGAAAAAGAACATTTTGATCTTATTCTAATGGATATTAATATGCCTTTAATGAACGGATTTGAAACAACTAAAAGAATTCGTTTAGAAGGAGTGAAAACACCTATTGTGGCACTTACTGCTTTTGATAAAGATGAAATTACAGATGAAGCTGTTTCTGCGGGAATGAACGATATAATAGTGAAGCCGTTTGAACCAGTTAAACTATTTAAAATTTTAAATTACCTTATTACTGAAGCAAAAAAAGCTGGTTAA
- a CDS encoding DEAD/DEAH box helicase produces MLFEDLSLSKSIQKAVFEEGYLNPTPIQEKSIPIVLAGRDLIGCAQTGTGKTAAFAIPIIHQLHRIVGSSKKAKQIRALVVTPTRELAVQIGQSFDTYSKYTNLVQLTIFGGVSQNPQVEALKNGVDILVSTPGRLLDLHKQGFLDLNHLHTLVLDEADQMLDMGFINDVKKIIKLTPKNRQTLLFSATMPLAIRELAEMFLQDPEKVEVSPVSSTAENVEQRIYFVDKTEKRNLLYHLIKNENLSNVLVFSRTKHGADNVVKALRKKDIPAEAIHGDKSQNARQRVLDAFKNKEVGVLVATDIAARGIDIEQLPYVINFDLPNIPETYVHRIGRTGRAGNGGIAISFCGKDEHPYWKDIQKLIKVDVKVISDHPYPWHAGSPEPGEKPKNSNRSGDAHKSRKSNASKRNKKRWY; encoded by the coding sequence ATGTTATTCGAAGATTTATCACTTTCAAAAAGTATACAAAAAGCCGTATTTGAAGAAGGCTATCTAAATCCTACTCCAATTCAAGAAAAATCCATTCCGATTGTTTTGGCAGGAAGGGATTTAATTGGCTGTGCACAGACGGGAACGGGGAAAACGGCAGCATTTGCTATTCCAATTATACACCAATTGCACCGAATTGTAGGCTCATCAAAAAAAGCCAAACAAATTCGCGCTCTTGTAGTTACACCTACACGAGAACTCGCAGTACAAATCGGACAAAGTTTTGACACGTATTCTAAATATACCAATTTAGTACAACTCACTATTTTTGGAGGAGTTTCGCAAAATCCGCAAGTTGAAGCTTTAAAAAATGGTGTTGACATTCTGGTTTCTACTCCAGGTCGTTTATTGGATTTACACAAACAAGGTTTTCTAGATTTGAATCATCTGCACACTTTAGTATTAGATGAAGCCGATCAAATGCTGGATATGGGTTTTATAAATGATGTAAAAAAGATTATAAAACTGACTCCAAAAAACAGACAGACATTATTGTTTTCTGCTACAATGCCTTTGGCAATACGCGAATTGGCAGAAATGTTTTTGCAGGATCCTGAAAAAGTAGAAGTTTCTCCGGTTTCATCAACTGCAGAAAATGTTGAACAGCGCATTTATTTTGTTGACAAAACAGAAAAACGAAATCTGCTGTATCATTTAATTAAAAATGAAAATTTATCAAACGTGTTGGTTTTTTCCAGAACCAAACACGGCGCTGATAATGTGGTGAAAGCATTGCGTAAAAAAGATATTCCCGCAGAAGCTATTCATGGAGACAAATCTCAAAATGCAAGGCAGCGTGTTTTAGATGCATTTAAAAATAAAGAAGTAGGCGTTTTAGTAGCAACCGATATTGCCGCAAGAGGAATTGATATCGAACAGCTTCCTTACGTAATCAACTTTGATCTTCCGAATATTCCTGAAACCTATGTTCACCGAATTGGTCGTACAGGCCGCGCTGGAAATGGAGGAATTGCTATTTCTTTCTGTGGAAAAGACGAACATCCGTACTGGAAAGACATTCAAAAATTAATTAAGGTTGATGTAAAAGTCATTTCAGATCATCCATATCCGTGGCATGCTGGAAGTCCTGAACCGGGAGAAAAACCTAAAAATTCAAACAGAAGCGGTGACGCTCACAAATCGAGAAAGTCAAACGCATCAAAAAGAAACAAAAAACGCTGGTATTAA
- a CDS encoding formimidoylglutamase, whose product MEKLIPFTVNDLAKVTNHRSGEIKFGEKMIIIPTGTDKIKFLQESEAKYVLFGIPEDIGVRANYGRPGTASAWENAIKSIANIQHNRFAKGSQIIILGQLNVAEEMREVENLDFNDIDDRSKLSQLVEKIDKEVSHIIFNIIKAGKTPIIIGGGHNNAYGNIKGSALAKGKPINAINFDAHSDFRILEGRHSGNGFSYAYEEGFLKKYFIFGLHENYTSKSVLDIIKKLEDRVRYNTYDSVNIRKEKDFTREMALALEFIKTDAFGIEIDLDAIPNIASSAMTISGFSVEELRQFISFFGQNRNATYLHICEGAPDLADSPNNNLIGKLIGYLITDFIKANNEKEKLN is encoded by the coding sequence ATGGAGAAATTGATTCCTTTTACTGTCAATGATTTGGCAAAAGTCACAAATCATCGTAGTGGTGAAATAAAATTCGGTGAAAAAATGATTATCATTCCAACAGGAACTGACAAAATCAAATTTTTACAAGAATCTGAGGCGAAGTATGTACTTTTTGGTATTCCAGAAGATATTGGCGTGCGTGCTAACTACGGTCGTCCGGGAACAGCTTCAGCTTGGGAAAATGCAATTAAAAGTATTGCCAACATACAGCACAATCGTTTTGCCAAAGGCAGTCAGATTATTATTTTAGGACAGCTGAATGTAGCGGAAGAAATGCGCGAGGTAGAAAATCTGGACTTTAATGATATTGACGATCGTTCTAAATTAAGCCAGCTGGTTGAAAAAATCGACAAAGAAGTTTCGCATATCATTTTTAACATCATAAAAGCCGGAAAAACCCCTATTATTATTGGCGGTGGACATAATAATGCTTATGGCAATATTAAAGGTTCGGCTTTAGCCAAAGGAAAACCTATTAACGCTATCAATTTTGATGCGCATTCTGATTTCAGAATTTTAGAAGGACGACACAGTGGCAATGGTTTTTCATATGCTTACGAAGAAGGTTTCCTCAAAAAATATTTCATCTTTGGTCTACATGAAAATTATACTTCAAAAAGCGTTTTAGATATCATCAAAAAACTTGAGGATCGTGTTCGTTACAATACTTATGACAGTGTGAATATTCGCAAAGAAAAAGATTTCACTAGAGAAATGGCACTTGCACTGGAGTTTATTAAAACAGATGCTTTTGGAATTGAGATTGATCTCGATGCGATACCTAATATTGCAAGCAGTGCCATGACAATCAGCGGGTTTTCGGTTGAAGAATTACGACAGTTTATTTCTTTCTTCGGGCAAAACAGAAATGCGACCTACCTGCATATATGCGAAGGCGCTCCGGATTTAGCAGATTCTCCCAATAATAATTTAATTGGAAAATTAATTGGTTATTTAATCACGGATTTCATAAAAGCCAATAACGAAAAAGAAAAACTTAACTGA
- the hutI gene encoding imidazolonepropionase has protein sequence MITLIKNIQELLQVRETSIEKISGAEMAKLPTLKNAFLIIKDNLIEDFGSMENLPQINADTIIDASGRVVLPAWCDSHTHIVYAGNREQEFVDRINGLSYEEIANRGGGILNSAKKLNETSEEEIYEQSKLRLEEVMQLGTGAVEIKSGYGLTIEGEMKMLRVIKKLAENYPVSIKATFLGAHAFPAHYKENKTGYIDEIITKMIPEIAQNKLADYIDVFCESGYFSVEETEKIMQAGIEFGLKPKIHVNQFNSIGGIQAGIKYNALSVDHLEIMNPEDIEALKATETMPVALPSCSYFLSIPYTPAREMLKAGLPLALATDFNPGSTPSGNMNFVVATACIKMKMTPEEAINAATINGAYAMGLSQTHGSITKGKKANLILTKPISSYYQIPYAFGSNLIENVFIEGKLLT, from the coding sequence ATGATAACATTAATAAAAAACATACAAGAGTTACTCCAAGTTCGCGAAACCTCTATAGAGAAAATTTCGGGAGCAGAAATGGCTAAACTTCCAACCCTAAAAAATGCATTTTTAATTATAAAAGACAATTTGATTGAAGACTTCGGTTCAATGGAAAATCTTCCTCAAATCAATGCTGATACCATTATAGATGCTTCTGGCAGAGTTGTTCTTCCTGCTTGGTGCGACAGCCATACCCACATTGTATACGCAGGAAACCGTGAACAGGAATTTGTAGACCGCATCAACGGACTTTCTTATGAAGAAATCGCAAACCGTGGCGGCGGAATTTTAAATTCGGCTAAAAAATTAAACGAAACATCTGAAGAAGAAATTTACGAACAGTCAAAACTTCGTCTCGAAGAAGTAATGCAGTTAGGAACTGGAGCTGTAGAAATAAAATCAGGATACGGATTAACCATCGAAGGCGAGATGAAAATGCTTCGTGTAATCAAAAAATTGGCTGAAAACTATCCGGTTTCAATTAAGGCCACTTTTTTGGGTGCTCATGCATTTCCTGCACATTATAAAGAAAATAAAACAGGCTATATCGATGAAATCATTACCAAAATGATTCCCGAAATTGCGCAAAATAAACTGGCAGATTATATAGATGTTTTCTGCGAAAGCGGTTATTTCTCTGTAGAAGAAACTGAAAAAATTATGCAGGCTGGAATTGAATTTGGCTTAAAGCCAAAAATTCATGTTAACCAATTTAATTCTATTGGCGGTATTCAGGCAGGAATTAAGTATAATGCTCTTTCTGTAGATCATCTTGAAATCATGAATCCCGAAGATATCGAAGCTTTAAAAGCGACTGAAACGATGCCTGTCGCATTACCTTCTTGTTCTTATTTTTTAAGTATTCCGTATACACCAGCCCGAGAAATGCTAAAAGCAGGATTACCACTCGCATTGGCTACAGATTTTAATCCCGGTTCTACTCCATCAGGGAATATGAATTTTGTTGTTGCCACAGCTTGTATCAAAATGAAAATGACTCCTGAAGAAGCTATAAATGCAGCGACCATAAACGGTGCTTATGCTATGGGATTATCGCAAACACATGGAAGTATTACAAAAGGAAAAAAAGCTAATTTAATCCTTACCAAACCTATTTCTTCTTATTATCAAATCCCATACGCTTTTGGAAGCAATTTGATTGAAAATGTTTTTATAGAAGGAAAACTTCTAACATAA